AAACCTTACAACTATAAGTGCTTCCAGTGCCCCTTCACCTGCATGGAGAAGTCCCATCTGTACAACCACATGAAGTACAGCCTCTGTAAGAACTCCCTGTCTCTGTTAATCGAGTCCGACTGGCCATACAAGAAGGGCAACCTTCTGCACCTGGACCAGCTCCGGCCCATCCAGCAAGCCCACTCTCTCCGGACCACAGCTGGGAGTGAGGAGAGGCCCCGGCAGCAACAAGacatggaggaggaaggggagagcccgggaggagaggaggaggaggagagcggaCAAGAGGCTGAAATCACTGAGATGACCAGAGAGAGCTCCAACAGGGACTCAGAAGGCACAGCCAAGAGAACCAGTAAGCGTCCCGAGCCGGAGCTGCTGATGACTGATGTGTTCTCCCTGGAGGACCAGCTCTTGAGAGCACGCTCGGTGGAGAACCAGCTAAAGCACTACAAGCTGTCCAAGACGTTCCTGACTGCGCCTGACCTGCTGTCGGAGCAGTGGCGCCTGCTTGCCACCAGCCACACCATGGCCGAGGGCACCCAGCCCAGAGTGAGCGACTCCATCCCCTGCTACCCGCCTCCACCCGGCCTGGTGGACTACCAGGACCCCACAGAACTCAACCGGTCTATCCTTGGGTTGGGATACCCCCTGAGTCCCAGCCTCTTCTCCTATATGAATTCAATGAATGCAATCCCCACTGCTGACACCAATATAACCGTACCGACTCAAGCGCAGCTAGCCCAGCTCCCCTTCCTGGCATCAGCCGCTCAGCTCTTGCACCCGGCATCCGGTGTGCACCACCCCATCAACCGGACCCTCCTGCCGTCCAGCTTCTACTACCCATTCCTGTGCGAGCATGCCTTTGGAGCAGCCTCCACTAAGAGCGACGTCAATAAGGTTCTCAAAACCTCTGCGAATGGCCTGGAGCCCAACCCCAGTTACCAGCCCAAAGTCAACTTGTGGAAGGTGCCTGCTCTGAGgccaggtaccaccaccacctcatccCCTATAGCATCACCAGACCCTTCCTACAGGACAGGGGACAAGCTCCAGGCTGCAGCCAAGGAGGGGAAACCAGGATGGGGCCTCAAGAGAACAGGAGCCGTCTTGGGGACCGACGAGTCCCCTGCAGAGAAGAGGCCAGCCCTCGGGTTCACCCTGGATctactcaagaacattcagaacaCCATACCCTTCTCCATGGCAACAGAAAAGCTCTTCCTCCACAGCAGGTAAGATCTTACTTTTATAAATATAATTTTGGTTATTACtgtttcactatatatttttcaTATTATTCGTAATTGACTTCGTATTTTCCTCTCTGAAATCTCTGATTCCTATAATACATTTTCTCCTCTTCTGTGGTCTCTCCATAGTTTTACAAATGCTCAGTCTCAGTCCCGGCCAGCGGAGCAGTGCTATACAAATAACCCCGTGAGCCGAGTCAGTGAGTCGCCCTCTCCTCCGAATTGTAGAAGAATCAGCAGCCAGGACTCTACCATCGGTCAAGGGACGGGGGAGGCATCCTCAAAATCAGAATCAGCTGCTGCCCTCCTCAGCAACCTTTCCAACGCTCTACAGGAGTACCAGGATGCCGAATGCAAGATCTCCCACCTGGAGAAAGAGGACCTCATCGCTCAGGGACACCTATGGGAACACCTGAACAAGATCCGCAGCGAGCTCTCCCACATTCACCATGCACTGGAGAGGACAGCCCGTCAGACGGAGGGACCCCTGGATCTCTCCATCAAGAAGGAACAACCCGTGGTGACTGAGGTGGTCGCGGCCAGTTACCAGGGCCTCATGGGAGCCTCACTTAAAGACGACATCTCCACGGAGACTGAGGAAGATgatgaggaggcagaggaggaggaagcggaggaggaggaagatgagaatGAGATGAGGAAGGAAGCGATGAAGGCTTCGTTAGAGCGTCGAAAGCAATCACTGGACGTGCTGATCAAGATGAGTCAGGCTGGGGTGCAGGTGGTGAAGTCGGAGGTCCTGTCACCAGGGGGGTTGGGGTTGAGGCCAAGCCAGGCGGAGGGTCTCTGGCCAGGCAGGACCACCAAGTGTGAGGCTGACTCCAGCGTGCTACTTTGCACTGATGGACGGCCCCTCGCGGTCTTCACTGACTTCCCCCCCTCCTCCAACAAAAACTCAAAGAAGCCCCTGTCCATTCAGCTACTAGGGGTGCCACAATGTCCGCCAAGCCCCCTGACAGCAACAGACTCCTAAACCTCTCCTGAGAAGCTCAATTTCCCAGCTTGCATTGCTCCTGAAAGCCATCCTGAAGTCAACATGCACTCCCTATGACTCTCACTGTCCAGGCAAGAACTCTCACCACTAATATCCTCTCAAAACACCACCGCCATCTCCCTCAAAAGATAACAAAGCTTAGCACCTTAAATAAAAGTG
This genomic window from Oncorhynchus gorbuscha isolate QuinsamMale2020 ecotype Even-year linkage group LG07, OgorEven_v1.0, whole genome shotgun sequence contains:
- the LOC124039238 gene encoding proline-rich protein 35-like, translated to MSKEDHTCKHKERKPKKPHYIPRPWGKPYNYKCFQCPFTCMEKSHLYNHMKYSLCKNSLSLLIESDWPYKKGNLLHLDQLRPIQQAHSLRTTAGSEERPRQQQDMEEEGESPGGEEEEESGQEAEITEMTRESSNRDSEGTAKRTSKRPEPELLMTDVFSLEDQLLRARSVENQLKHYKLSKTFLTAPDLLSEQWRLLATSHTMAEGTQPRVSDSIPCYPPPPGLVDYQDPTELNRSILGLGYPLSPSLFSYMNSMNAIPTADTNITVPTQAQLAQLPFLASAAQLLHPASGVHHPINRTLLPSSFYYPFLCEHAFGAASTKSDVNKVLKTSANGLEPNPSYQPKVNLWKVPALRPGTTTTSSPIASPDPSYRTGDKLQAAAKEGKPGWGLKRTGAVLGTDESPAEKRPALGFTLDLLKNIQNTIPFSMATEKLFLHSSFTNAQSQSRPAEQCYTNNPVSRVSESPSPPNCRRISSQDSTIGQGTGEASSKSESAAALLSNLSNALQEYQDAECKISHLEKEDLIAQGHLWEHLNKIRSELSHIHHALERTARQTEGPLDLSIKKEQPVVTEVVAASYQGLMGASLKDDISTETEEDDEEAEEEEAEEEEDENEMRKEAMKASLERRKQSLDVLIKMSQAGVQVVKSEVLSPGGLGLRPSQAEGLWPGRTTKCEADSSVLLCTDGRPLAVFTDFPPSSNKNSKKPLSIQLLGVPQCPPSPLTATDS